The DNA sequence tcattttactatcAAAACAAtctttaggcttcgtttggattccaaactcatctcaactcatcattataattttttcaaatctcaatataaaatataataaacaattcaactttttcaaatctcaaaataataataatattaaaaaataatattctaacaatattttattatctcaattcaactcactttaacatccaaacacaatcttaaacGAGACTAATAGTTATACTGATCTATGTCAAAAGAACCCAAGAACCCGAGTCCAAACTCGGAATAGACACATTCCCGATCCGACTTGTCCATTCCTGTGCCTGGTCACTTCTATTCCCATTACTGTCGTTAACCTCTGTTTTCACTTTTCCGGATGCATGAGAAACAGCGGGTAGTGACTGTCCtctgaatgaaaatgaaaacagaaTCTTCGTAAGGTACCCCAGTCTTAAAAAATTGCTAACAGAGCCCGTCCATTTATCGAAAGCAGACAATCTTAGAACTGCATCCTATAGAGAACTCCTTCCCTGCTCAGAGATCTCCCACGacaaactcaaaagaaaaaattcactCTTAAACGCCCCCCACCATTTCCAGAGAAGGAGATACAGAGAAGATGGTTAAGAAGAGAGTTTTGGTGGTGGGAGGCACGGGATACTTGGGACAACACCTATTGCAAGGCTTTTCAGAGATCCAAGGTGACCCATTTGATCTGGCATTCACGTACCACTCAAATCTCCCTCAGGCTTTGCTTGATGCCCTTCCTTATTTGCTCGCTTTCCATGTTGATCTCAAAACCGGACAAGGGTTTGAAGCCATTTCACAAACATTTGGCCAGGTCTGTTTTCACCCAGAAtaacaaattgtaattttgattgGTGAATTTGCTAAGCAGAATCTATatgttaaaagaaaagaataaaaatatctctGGGCTTTGAACGATTGATTAAATTCGATTGCTGCATTTTGTGTTCGAAAGGGCCcgtgaaaagaaaaacactctTAAGTTCCTGTAACTGCGAACTGTATTATGGGTTCTATCGATTTAtacttttcttcttccccatcAGAAGCTGCTTGGAAACTAGGATAAGGTCCTTGAATTTATAAGAGGATTGCTATCTTCCTTTCATTTTGTTGTTGAGAATAATCAAGTCTTTCGTTATGGCATATGGAGTAACTAGGTATTACTGCCTATCCAGAACTTAGAAAATCTGAAATGCTTGAAAGTTTCGTCCGCTGCCAATTATCATAGATGTTGAATAATCCAATATActgtttcttaaaaaaaagagaaaaatattttattcagtgTTGGTATGCGCTGACAAGTGTATCATATTTGAAATGCCAGCCTGATGTGGTTGTGAATTGTGCTGCACTCTCTGCACCTCGTGCCTGTGAAATGGATCCATCTGCTGCCATGTCCATTAATGTGCCATCTTCTCTTGTGACTTggttatcaaattttaaagagacTAGTACCCTTCTAATTCAATTGTCAACTGATCAAGGTAAGCACTCCTGCATTACTAGAATGAAACGCCCATGAGTTTTAAACCCACGATCTTACCCTTCACCAGATCCTTGTGGAGGAGGGAGTGCCTTTTGAGCTACAGCTCATGGGCCTTTTctattttgtgttttgcttGAATGGCAACAATGCTCAGATTCTCATTCATTTATCTTTCCATTGTGCATTTACACTTGGCTTTGTGGCTAGATTGTATATGATATAAGTTCTCGAACAGTTTATGAAGGGGTGAAGTCCTTCtacaaggaagaagatgaaactGTGCCTGTGAATGTTTATGGGGAATCTAAGGTGGCAGCAGAGAAGTATGTTTCTGAAAAATGCTTGAACTTTGCAATACTGAGAAGCAGTATCATTTTTGGGCCGCAGACAATCTCACCTGTTCCAAAATCTCTTCCAATTCAGGTGTGTACACGCAATTCAGACCTTATATTGTATATCTGCAAGTTTATTGGATAACCAATGCATCTGATAAGAGACTTGTACATGTAGCCTAACTATAAATAAGAGGAAGAATAAAATCTGCCTTTTCACTCCAGCTTGTTGCAAACTGCTATGTTCTAAGCAAGTGCCTGTGTTTTAAGGTTCTTTCATTGTTCTTTTCACTAAATAGTTTTTGACATATAGGTTTGAAACCTGCTTCATTCTTTCTTCAAGTATGGACTTTGTTATTTATGGCAGTGAAATCTACTCATAATAGTTGTCATTGTATACATAAACTGTGCATGTTGGAACCTCATACGTCTTTGTGGTTTATAGTTATGGAGATGTCAGAattatccaaaataatagttCACTGTCCTAAACAATTGATGGAAGTTTTTGAACAGAATAGTGCtgtatttacaattttacttatacTTTGACTTACAAGACTCATATAATcagttttcttttcaaattcaaattttgaatttcaaatttcataatctttagCATATCAATAGTTGACATGTGGAAAATTaaggtgtatttttttttctacatataaaaaaataataattaagtttttataagtttttcttaagtacatttaggatttctcttttgaaaaattGCTTTCTGAGGTAACATGATCAGTTTATCTCGGTTGCATGGATGCTAGAACAAGTTGTGTTTAATGCTTTAATAGTTATgacttttttaagtttatttttgggtATTCTttgacttttataaaatttagtgTTTAATACTAAATTTCACCGTCTACTATTTGGTAAGATTTTTGTGGCTGAGATGACAACGCGATAAGTTTCAGGTATAGGATTAATTATTTGATAGAAAGTTCTTATAACTTACCAGTGAAAAAGTAACAAAACATGAGAGGTAAATATGGTAGAACTGATTGTATGGATACAGGTATAATAACAATTTAAACATTGGTTACTGTTCATATAATATAGCTTAAGAGTTATATCTTGTAATTGCCTTTTCAAGCAACTGGTTTTATTGTGGCGGTGAGAAAGAggagctgtttttttttttttttttctaggagGGGGTGGTATTGGTCATTAGGGATGGAAATTTTTATTGGGAAGAATTGGCAAGTTCATCCTTTGTATACCATCTCATGTACTTGGACTTTGCCTATCCTTTATTAATACTAttgtttacttattaaaaaaaacaaaaaagttaaaagaacaGAATTAATAAtttggaaactattattatctTGTATTTAACTGATGAGTTGACACCTAATACCCAATTAATGCAGTGGATTGATGGTGTTCTCTCCAAAGGAGAAAAAATGGAGTTCTTTCATGATGAGTTTCGCTGCCCAGTTTATGTCAAGGACGTTGTGACAATTATACAAGTTTTGACGAGCAGATGGATGTCAGGTACGATTTTATGGTATTCGAGCTAAATACTGGTGGTGATATAGATGGTAAGCAACATCAAAGTTGCTCTCTAAAGTTGCCAATGAAAAGAACCCAATACCAATACATTGTCAATGAAAAGAACTTGGTCAACATTTTTTGTAAAGTACGTCCTCCATCAAGGCATCACAATACCAAAGTTGCCCTCTAGTACACTGTCTATGAAAAGAACCCAATAATAGTGGAATCTTTATGCGTTATGACTCAGTGCACACACATCATGAATTTTCACATATTGTCCCCTGGATCCAGGAATAGCGACAAGGACTAAATGTCCAGTCCCATTGCCAAACTTATGGCACTTGCGGATGTTGCCAGCCTTCTGCTTTTATGTATTTGCTCTGATGCCTGTACTCTGTATTCTCTGTACATGCCGTATCTCACATCTTTGATGATGACTTCAACATTCATGATGTTTCTACCAGAGGCGAAGCAAATGCAATTGCTACTAAATGTTGGCGGACCCGATAGGGTATCCCGTTTACAAATGGCCGAGGCTGTGGCACATATCAGAGGATACGACATCTCCTTGATCAAGCCAGTGTCTGCATCATCGGTTTGTATATCTTCATTGCCCATCAGCTCTTCATTTGATACAACATTCTCTAGCTCATGATAATTTCTGTCAATGGGATCATGCAATCACATTTAAGCGAAATTCTTTCTGTTCATTTTTCTAAGCAACAGCTTCCTTTCGATGTCTTACTTTATGGGAATTTGTTATCCTTGTACCAGTCGatgttaacattttttttttcctctaaataATTCTTCAGGTTGATCGAGGCGTCAAGTCCCCATCTGACATATCCATGAACATAGACAAGCTAGTTCAGACCCTAACTATTTCCCCCATTTCATTCATAGATGGTGTCAGATTGACACTCACTACTGAAGCTAAATCTTGAGGCCACCAAGATCTTGTAAATTGCATCCTCAGTGTTGTACAACTGCTACTACCAAGGGTATAGCATGAACGATGATTCTCAATGACCCAGTTCCCTCCAATCGAAGCCATCAAGTGTTGTAAATTGCTTTCTAGAATAAAAGGACATGATTTTGTTGTTCTTGGTTATTTGTTAGATGAATTGGAGACTTGAGTCCAAGAAGAATGACCAGTTTTCGTAAAATTAGTAATTTTAGTTATACTTTAAATGTACAAGTTCGgcattcttattaaaaaaaagcgagacatattattaaaaaatagattttttttttacgtgtGTTTcgaatttattaatttttttaaaagaaattgtgCAGAAATTTGAACAGTTTAAACTTTAAGGGCTCGTACATTAGATGAgctaagattaaagttaaaaaattgaataaaatattgttagaatatattttgtaatattatttttattttgagatttgaaaaaattgaattatttattttatgtataaaaatttaaaaaaattataatgataaagtgAGATTTGataagattttcttgaaaataaactaggcATAAAAGTATATAAACAAGAAACGATTGAAGTGATACTCAAATACGAGGCAGTAAGAAGCTtataaagtgatttttttttggcctttttATAATCATTAGAGTTTCTCTTTAGTAATTTTAtcttgaacctttttttttttctttttttttttttttaaattttttgaaaaagagaaaaactaacTACCGCACTGTCAAACACTGGTCTGAATCGGTCCATTCTTCCTCAGGTAACCCAACCAAATCATCGGCCATAACCTTCCCAATATGCATAACTGTGCTCATGTATCTCGGGTTATCATCTGctaattagggttttggttgcAGTTCAAGACGAaggagacagacagacagagagagGTAAAGCGTGGTGATCAATGGGGGGTGGAGCAGACCATGGACATGGGGAGGCGACCCATCACCATGGAGATTTTCGAGCCAAGGTTTGGAGCATGACGGGTGGCCCGTACTGCAGGCCCAAGCACTGGCGCCGGAATACCGCTATCGCCATGGCCGGCGTCTTCCTCATCTGCATCCCCATCGCCATAAGTCCGCCGAGCTCGAGGTCCTCTCCTATCTGATCTCCTTTTTCCCTCGCTTGGTAGATTTCTGTTTGGTCTCCGAAGGAAATTGGCTTTTGGTCGTATAATTCGACGTGTCGCCGACCTTTTTACCATATATCGTGTAATCTTTTTCCTGAAAATTTAGGAAACTCAGGGAAACTGAAATTTATGGATCTTAGTTATTCACCATCTAGGATCTGATTAACTAGTTCTTGCGCGTGAAATACATGTCTACCAGCTTATTTTTGGTGGTTGTCATAAATGCAAACGAATTGAGGTTGACAATTCAATTCTGTTTCTAGTTGTGGATTTTGTTAACTACTATCTTGTGGGTTCTGAGAGTTTCTTGAGTAGTTTCCGTTTGTATGCATCCTTCTACTAGGCTTTTAGGGGCTGAAATGAGTAATGCTTCCCCAGTTGACATTGTGGCCACGAGTTTGAatctatgaaatttgtttttgtttcaggatataaactcaaatatttgCTTTTGGAATGGTATTTTCGTTTAGGTGTTTTGTTGACTTTGAAATGGTTtcacaattttataatttttataaacttaattGCTGAAAGACTTTGTATGTCAAGTGACTGTATTTTTCTGAGTTAGCACGTTGCATTTACTTAACTGAGAAGTGAAAGGAACAATTCCTCTAGCTTGTTCTTAGATAGaataatttggatttggatttcaaATCAATGCCAAGATTTCAAATTCCTTCCCTTTTAAtgtaatttgaaattcaagattTTGAAAGGTTAAAATCCGgtcaaaatctaaattttaatgtaTCATCCAAATAGAGTATTTGGATTTTAAGTACCCAAATCCAAATCCTCTCCCTAAATCCAAccatccaaatgcaccacaaaTGATTTCATAGTGTCTTCAGTCACCCGCTTTAGTCGGGAATTTTAATGTGCACTCGGTATTTTGTATCAAGCTTTACCTTAATGGCCATTTATGCTGTTTAAAGACTCCCACTTTATTAATGTACCTTTTCGCTGAGACACTGATGGCTGAAGCTAAGGTTGCGTAGAGAGCCCCTCTTTATTACAGATTGGTAGTCTTCCACATTCTAATGACAGGCATAGACACAGACACAGACACGCATTCATTAACCATTTGtcttcgaatttttttttttttgataagtaaaaaggATTTGTCTTCAAAATTTTGGTGTATGCATGGCcccctttgtatttttttattagcattcGTTATCAGTCAGCCTCATCCATATTGTGGTCTTCCAGTTTTCTGCTCCTGACAATATAGGTTTAggtctataaaataatttggatgATGTCCCACATGAATGGAAGAATTGCTtcgaaatttcaaattttcggGTTGGGTGTGGTGTCATCTTATATGGATTGGGTATTTTATGCCACAGTTAGGCTGTGGTTATGGTAGACAGTGGCATGAATTTTTCGCAATGGCCTACATTTCCTTCAATGCTTATCATAGGAGACGAGAAACTATTGTAGTACTTGAATAAGTGCTAATAGGGGGAAATCTAtcttatcaaaatgaattgCACACCGGATTCAATTGTCTTCACACAATTGATATTAAACCtcctttttgataagtagttgGTATTAAATCTCTTTTGATGTTGCCGTGGGGTGGTTCCCCGtcgttagaaaaaaaaaaaaaatctcttttgaTGAATATGGCTAagatggctttttttttttttcttgcagcAACGGCCACATCACCCTGTTCGCCCGATTCCTTCACAGCTATGGTGCAAAAACTTTGGAACTAAAGACTAATAAAATATCCTGGACCTTCAAGTGAAGCAGCAATAGTGGAGGTTGGGTATCCAGTTCTTGTTGTTTGATAGCAATCCTTGTATAGAAAATTGGCAGTCTTCTGAGACTTGCTTCTGTGATGTTTAATAAGAGAGTTGGATGTAGAAGTCACAGTGTGCGTTTCCATCTTACTAGATTATGAttatctataacaaaaacaaggTGGTGactattttgttttctttcagtAAGAAAACAATAAGATGGTTGTGCAAGTTGTGATATTGATTCATGTCTCAatcttgttggtttttttttttggctttagaATTTCCAATAGTTGAAATGGAGAGGATAGCATTAGtcgaaaacaaataataattgatgagaaCTGAATTGATTTGACTAAAGAACGACACCTAGGGATTCTACTTTATGATGGCCTTTTTAAGTTATCAAATCACGTGAGTGCTTATGCCCCTCTTCCATTCAAAAGCGtgggaaagagaaagagaaagagaaagagaaagaggtcACCTCAAGTTTGGaataagataaagaaaaaggagagaagCAGAAACAACCTCAGTTTACCGCAGCAGAGATAAGCTGAAAAGATTTTTGTTCCCGACAGTAGCTCGGGTAAGACTCCGTCCCTTGCACTCAAAAAATAGAATCATATTCCAATTGATTGATTTTAATAGTCTTTTAGAATGGATCTCCGCAGGCCAATTCTGACTTGGGAGTTGGGGGGACTCAACCGCCTCCCCTTTTCCATCCCACCCAATGAATGCTGGAATTTCCTTTTTCAAATAGAGTCTACATATAGGGCTCGGACAATGTGATGTGGCTATTCTATTCCCTTGTGCTTTTTCTTTCATCTAATAAGGTAAAAATGGACCATCTTCCTATtagtaaaaacaaaagaatcagATTTTGAAATATCCCCTTGTAAGCATCATCATCTTAAATGGTATGTCTCTAGATTGCATGAATGGAATATATTCAATCCAATTacggaatatatttattttagtgcTAAAAAGGAGCAAATGGTAGCTTATTCTGTAGATCACACATAGTCGGTCCTAATACTCTTCTTCACTCCTGCTTGCTGTAATGAGGAATAATTAAAGTGCACACGGTAAACCTTTCTGGGGCTCACAATTAACGCGGTTTCTCAACTTGCCCATACATGGGGCGAAAAGGACTGTTTCACGAGAGAGATATTCATATACCTACCTTTACCTTTATATGTTGTTTGTAAATAGGAGGCATACAATCTCTgttagaataatgctagagctcccgttGGGGGCTCTCGCTGGAGTTCTAGCATGTGTTTTTAATAGGGATGTAAAACagtcggtccggaccggagaaACCGATCAGACTGACCGGTTTGATCCGGACCTAAAAAATGCATGGTCAGTTTCAATCCAATAAGTAGAGGAATTTCGGTCCAGTCTCGGGATGTATAtttctcggaccggaccggaccagaccggaccgaccaaataaaaaatattatatatattatttatataataattgtacaattaacaatataaaaatttttcatgtgtttttttttaaattattttttatatagatttttttaacacttttaaatatttaaaaaaataaaaaaattcacaatattattaaaaaatactttcttaatcatgaattttattttacttcatgattaaggaagtattttttaatgattttttttttactttataattaaggaagtatttttaatgatgttctaaatttattttattttttaaaaatatttgaaagtattaaaaaaatctatataaaaaataacttaaaaaaaaaatatatatatatatataaatacatgctAGAGCGACGGCGGAAACTGTAGCAGTCCTATCtctgtttttataatttggttACTGGTTtattccctttctttttctccatgTCTTGTATGCATGCATTAGAAAAAGCTTATGGTATGAAGTCAAATAATGGAATTTACATAATCTATTTTTACGAGCATCAACCAGTTCGGTCAGAGGCATGTCACTTGCTGGCCTGTCTTTCCAAGTTtacgaaaatatttatttctaaatctgTTTATTAACATATTATCACTGAAACGAatcttttaatgataaaaaaaatttggtgctttaatatttttataattatgataattttcataataattgTTGCTTTCTAGTTATGTTATAAAACTCCAAATATCTATCTATATACACAAGTCGTGAACAAAATGGTTACACGTGGCAACATATAATAGGTGGTTAAGTCAATGTTTCTCAATGGTCCCGAACCAACCGAAGCTTTAACTCCAACCAGGCCACCACGTGCTTGACTTGACTCGTATTAGGAAACACTGCGCCGAAGAGAATaaaaggccttgtttgttttctaaaaacatctcatctcatctcaccttatcattacaactttctcaaatctccacacaaaataaaataaacaattcaactttttcaaatcccaaaacaacaataatattaaaaaatatattttaacaatattttattcaattttttaactttaatctcaactcatctcatctcatctcatctcatctctgaaaacaaacggacCCGAGTcctgctacagcccccgctccctctcccgctctcggtcccgctcagtgtaaaatgtagtgtttttttattttatttttttatacatgtattttttaacattataaaatatttaaaaaaaaaataaaaaaaattataatatcattaaaaaacacttacttaatcattaagtaaaaaaaaatatattaaaaaaataattttacactgagcgggaCCAAGAGCGGGACCGAGAGTGATGAGAGTATCATTATTCGTAAactaaacaaaaaggaaaagctcctattcttatttattattatttaagtaatAACAGTCTCATAATCTATAACTTTTACCcactttatttgaaaataagtaaaatttattattaaaaaataacttatttttttaaaaaggtatattaacttttttttcttaaaaaaacatacgaaatttaaatattctaaaacagtaaatattatttattttattattattaagctCTCCAACTAAATTCTTCTATAATAAGTATACTtattcaatataattaattagaaagtaaattttattaaaaataatattaatttaaatttaaaatataaaaataaaaataaaaatattaatatataaatttacttatatataataaaactcttTACATATTATACCACTTGCGTGCCCGTTCCTTGTCCGGGCAAGAGAGGGTAGGTACTACCTAGGCTTTTCATCATCCGTCGAATTCTCCCACGTTCCTTCCTTGCCCGAAAATGCTGGGcagatataattaattaatagtggGGTTCCTCTAAGCTTTTCCATACTTACTCAACAGCTTCAGCATTCAACTGCCTCTTTCTTCCAGCACAGTACACAGTGCACACGACCAAAGTAGTATAGATGCAAAAACTCGtcctgaaattaaataaaatataatatgtataaaaataagaaataaaaagtcgCGTGCCTATAAAACGAGCTACCTCTCAGTTTGTTGTTGAGATCAGGCGTAGGTGCTTTCTGACCTACCACTTTACTGAAATTTTCTCGAGAAAATCTGCCGACAGAGTGGGAAACGCGGAGCGTAGTTGGTCGGGTTTGAGCCTGTGCTCCCGCCTTTGGGAGATTAGCGGcagctttatttttgtttttttggcttTTTAGAGCGTAGAATGTGGAAGCTTGCACGAATCGCCGCGTCGAATCTGAGCAGATCGAGGAGGTTCTCGACGGCGATTCCTGGTCCGTGTATTGTTCACAAGCGTGGCGCTGATATTCTCCACGATCCCTGGTTTAACAaggtcattttatttttaatttttaaaaagaatttattatttggttGTTGATAAACTTGCTTCTTTTTTTGGTACTCGTCATCCCTCGTAGTTTCACAATTTTTGTAATTGATTCTGCTGTGGTTGTTATGAATTTGTTCTAAGTTATGACGTTTGTTTGCTTCTTAGTGCCTTGAAGCTGAAAGTTACATTTTGTTTTCTGcatttaaaaaatcaagagtCGTACTTTTCAAAGTGGTATTTAAGCTGTACTTCTGAAATAAGTTGATTTATTCGGACATATGGATTTTCCTTTTAAGTTGTGTGGTGGTGATACTCGTCGTGAAGGATGAATCTCAGTAAGTATGAATTCGATTTATTTTGATGGTATACTTAAAAAAACACCGAATGGTCACTATTTGAGTGTAGATTATAGAAGATGCACAACTTATGGTGTAGTTGTTTCTACTTTTTAAATCGTAGTGgagttttttccatttcttcattttgtttgtattacacattttgagcataaatttTACAAGCTGCGGATGTTGTAGTAgagttttctttataatattactAGGGAAGTGATATGTAGCAGTTGATGTGCAAATGGATATATACATGGCATAAAGTGGCATTGGCTAGAATAGTGAAATAAAAAGGACTATTCAACTTTGGTTAAAAAATTCCACGTCTTTCACCCACGGGTTACTCTGACTGGAGGAGTGAATAACAAGGTGTGGCAGATCAGGTTTCTTAACTCTGACCATTTGGCTTGATGATTTAGACTAGATCAGGATAAATTTAGTGCTTCAAGAGTCGGCGTTTTGACTCTCTTTTGGAAGAATGCATGAGAGCTGCTTGAGTGATGatacttttgataagtaaaatgcACTGTTGTAATTTGCATGCTTAGTTGTTTTAGTTCCATGTTAGCAAATGTTTGTaatacattttatttgtttatttatttaattttcattagcTTGTGTGAATGGAGCAAATGTGCAATTTTTTTCGAAGTATTGTAagtacttttgttttttatcatttataaattaaacaacaatAAACTCTACAACAGGTATAGTTAATGCAATTTCTTTGAAGCTGTCTTTTGTGGGATGTGAGGGTTGATGAAATTACGGGAACTTACTTAGTTGTTGTGCCTCATTTTCCAAGAGCAGGATACTGGATTCCCTTTGACTGAAAGGGATCGGCTAGGGCTTCGTGGCCTCCTTCCTCCTCGCGTGATATCGTTTGAGCATCAGTATGCTCGTTTCAGTATGTCTGGGTTCTGTTTTT is a window from the Juglans regia cultivar Chandler chromosome 7, Walnut 2.0, whole genome shotgun sequence genome containing:
- the LOC109021559 gene encoding methionine adenosyltransferase 2 subunit beta → MVKKRVLVVGGTGYLGQHLLQGFSEIQGDPFDLAFTYHSNLPQALLDALPYLLAFHVDLKTGQGFEAISQTFGQPDVVVNCAALSAPRACEMDPSAAMSINVPSSLVTWLSNFKETSTLLIQLSTDQVYEGVKSFYKEEDETVPVNVYGESKVAAEKYVSEKCLNFAILRSSIIFGPQTISPVPKSLPIQWIDGVLSKGEKMEFFHDEFRCPVYVKDVVTIIQVLTSRWMSEAKQMQLLLNVGGPDRVSRLQMAEAVAHIRGYDISLIKPVSASSVDRGVKSPSDISMNIDKLVQTLTISPISFIDGVRLTLTTEAKS